The following coding sequences lie in one Paenibacillus durus ATCC 35681 genomic window:
- a CDS encoding MtnX-like HAD-IB family phosphatase, which produces MKPFAFLSDFDGTLSERDFYHLMIDRFFPEWGHQFYQDWKKTKKIDVEFLNIIFGKLNLTEEQLLDEIRKIPLTPGAVDFVHEVQARGGDFYIVSAGTSWYIERLMQALEIPNVTVISMPAVHENGALRITPDTANPFFSKVFGLDKRKVLEDIRRRYRTVLFAGDSEPDLEAAKAADIAFARGELRDLLTRDGVSYVPVDNYHAISGYLNENGWPK; this is translated from the coding sequence ATGAAACCATTTGCGTTTCTTTCCGACTTTGACGGCACGCTATCGGAGCGGGATTTTTACCATTTGATGATTGACCGTTTTTTCCCGGAATGGGGACATCAATTTTACCAGGACTGGAAGAAAACAAAGAAGATCGACGTGGAGTTTCTTAACATTATCTTTGGCAAGCTTAATCTTACGGAAGAGCAGCTGTTGGACGAGATTCGCAAAATCCCGCTCACTCCGGGGGCGGTTGATTTTGTCCATGAGGTTCAGGCGCGCGGGGGAGACTTTTATATTGTAAGCGCGGGTACATCCTGGTATATCGAGCGGCTTATGCAGGCGCTGGAAATCCCGAATGTAACGGTCATTTCCATGCCGGCCGTACACGAAAACGGCGCGCTGCGGATCACTCCCGACACCGCAAATCCATTTTTCTCGAAAGTTTTCGGGCTGGATAAACGCAAGGTGCTGGAGGATATCCGGAGGCGCTACCGGACGGTGCTATTTGCCGGGGACAGCGAGCCGGACCTGGAAGCGGCCAAAGCGGCCGACATCGCTTTCGCCCGTGGGGAGCTGCGCGATCTGCTGACGCGTGATGGAGTCAGTTACGTTCCGGTTGACAATTATCATGCCATTTCCGGGTATCTGAACGAAAACGGGTGGCCGAAATGA
- a CDS encoding ethanolamine ammonia-lyase reactivating factor EutA: protein MDELSFTSVGIDIGTSTTKLIVSRLRLGRVSGAFHLPRYEIVERELHYASPIYTTPLLSQEEIDMDEVARILRHEYAHIGLSLSEVKSGAVIITGETATKANACRVVHYLAERSGDFVVAAAGADLEGLLAGKGSGAEQRSREFPGVVANVDIGGGTANVAYFREGKAIGTVTFHVGGRLIRLGEQGLVHSVSPHLQKWLLERRIPLTAGRKTTPDQLKAIASAMFGDMLAYLAKEAVDPSFRHLIAGSPPAGSLPEIDELMISGGISTLMADQEILDSLDAISRYGDFGPLLASSLRQQADKWPFRIVISGQTVRATVIGAGMQSVEISGSTVHIDPAVLPLRNIPVLHLEYTGIGPEDWRQAADEAMLEAARYALPEAEAPYAIALSGAVIHSYSTLQMVAEALLDTFTGHFPDAKIMVVVCEHDMAKALGQALSIRCGKRLNIVSIDQIRVERGDYIDIGEPLPGILVPVVIKTLAFS from the coding sequence ATGGATGAGCTGTCGTTTACAAGTGTCGGGATCGACATCGGAACCAGCACGACGAAACTGATTGTCAGCAGGCTTCGGCTCGGGCGGGTATCGGGGGCCTTCCATTTGCCCCGCTATGAAATTGTAGAACGGGAGCTGCACTATGCAAGCCCCATTTACACCACGCCGCTGCTGTCCCAGGAGGAAATCGACATGGATGAAGTAGCCCGGATTTTGCGGCATGAATATGCCCATATCGGTTTGAGCTTATCCGAGGTAAAATCGGGAGCCGTCATCATCACCGGAGAAACGGCAACCAAGGCGAACGCCTGCCGGGTGGTGCATTACCTGGCAGAGCGCTCCGGGGATTTCGTCGTAGCTGCCGCCGGAGCGGATCTGGAAGGGCTGCTGGCCGGGAAAGGTTCCGGCGCCGAACAGCGCTCCAGGGAATTTCCGGGAGTTGTGGCGAATGTCGATATCGGGGGCGGCACGGCGAATGTCGCTTATTTTCGGGAAGGGAAAGCAATCGGCACCGTCACCTTCCATGTCGGGGGCCGATTGATCCGGCTGGGTGAGCAGGGCCTCGTTCATTCAGTTTCTCCGCATTTGCAGAAGTGGCTGTTGGAACGCCGGATTCCGCTGACGGCAGGCAGGAAGACGACGCCGGATCAGCTCAAGGCGATTGCTTCCGCGATGTTCGGCGACATGCTGGCTTATTTGGCCAAGGAGGCGGTTGATCCGTCTTTTCGGCATCTGATCGCCGGATCGCCGCCCGCCGGGTCTTTGCCCGAGATTGACGAGCTCATGATTTCCGGCGGGATCAGTACACTAATGGCCGATCAGGAAATCCTGGATTCCCTGGATGCCATTTCCAGATACGGAGACTTTGGACCGCTTCTGGCCAGCTCGCTGCGGCAGCAAGCGGACAAATGGCCGTTCCGGATCGTCATCTCCGGTCAAACCGTGCGGGCAACCGTCATCGGAGCCGGTATGCAAAGCGTGGAAATCAGCGGTTCCACCGTACATATTGATCCGGCAGTGCTCCCGCTCCGTAATATCCCGGTCCTCCATCTGGAATACACCGGGATAGGGCCCGAGGATTGGAGACAGGCAGCGGATGAGGCCATGCTGGAGGCCGCAAGGTACGCTCTGCCGGAAGCCGAGGCTCCTTACGCCATCGCTTTAAGCGGAGCCGTCATTCATTCGTACTCTACCTTGCAGATGGTGGCTGAGGCGCTGCTGGATACGTTTACCGGTCATTTTCCCGACGCGAAAATAATGGTTGTTGTCTGCGAGCATGACATGGCCAAGGCGCTGGGGCAGGCTTTATCGATCCGCTGCGGGAAGCGCCTGAACATCGTCAGTATTGACCAAATTCGGGTGGAGCGCGGCGACTACATTGATATCGGAGAACCGCTGCCCGGCATTCTCGTTCCTGTTGTGATTAAGACGTTAGCATTTTCATAA
- a CDS encoding ethanolamine ammonia-lyase subunit EutB: MIKSMAMLGHTYHFNSLKEILAKANEEKSGDQLAGIGPADARERIAAKFVLADLTLSEIRNDPLLPPEEDEVSRVIEEAIDETVYNGIRNWSIAELREYILSHKAGPDELKRIGSGMTSEMIAAVAKVMSNLDLITAASKIRTVTRCNTEIGQRGVLATRAQPNHPSDSIPGILAATYEALSYGVGDAVIGINPVIDSAESVRAILSAVKEVMDRWSIPTQNCVLAHVTTQMRALEQGAPMDLLFQSLAGTEQGNKGFGVNIRLLDEADGLMRLKGASQGSNRWYFETGQGSELSSYAHFGIDQLTLESRCYGLARKYKPFLVNTVVGFIGPEYLYDSKQVIRAGLEDHFMGKMHGLPMGVDVCYTNHMMAEQNDMENLGVLLTSAGVNFLIGVPMADDCMLNYQSLSFHDLAALRETFGLRPAPAFEEWLVKMGIMENGRLTDTAGNPALFMG; the protein is encoded by the coding sequence ATGATCAAGAGCATGGCAATGCTCGGGCACACCTACCATTTTAACAGTCTCAAGGAAATCCTGGCCAAAGCGAATGAGGAAAAGTCAGGGGATCAGTTAGCCGGAATCGGACCAGCGGATGCCCGTGAACGGATCGCCGCCAAGTTTGTGCTGGCCGACCTGACGCTGAGTGAGATAAGGAATGATCCGCTGCTGCCGCCCGAAGAAGATGAAGTGTCGCGGGTGATCGAAGAGGCGATCGACGAGACGGTGTATAACGGGATTCGGAACTGGAGCATCGCCGAGCTTCGCGAGTATATTTTGTCCCATAAGGCCGGGCCGGATGAGCTGAAGCGAATCGGTTCCGGCATGACCAGTGAAATGATTGCCGCGGTCGCCAAAGTGATGTCCAATCTCGATTTGATTACAGCGGCTTCCAAAATCCGCACGGTTACCCGGTGTAACACTGAAATCGGGCAGCGGGGCGTGCTGGCCACAAGGGCGCAGCCGAATCATCCTTCGGACAGCATTCCCGGCATTTTGGCCGCTACGTACGAAGCGCTCAGCTACGGTGTCGGAGATGCCGTCATCGGGATCAATCCCGTGATCGATTCGGCGGAGAGCGTCCGGGCGATTTTATCCGCAGTCAAAGAAGTAATGGACAGGTGGAGCATCCCGACCCAGAATTGCGTCCTTGCGCATGTAACAACCCAAATGAGAGCGCTCGAACAAGGGGCCCCGATGGATTTGTTATTTCAAAGCTTGGCCGGAACCGAGCAGGGCAATAAAGGCTTTGGCGTAAATATCCGGCTGCTGGACGAAGCAGATGGGTTGATGCGGTTGAAGGGCGCTTCGCAGGGCTCGAATCGGTGGTATTTTGAAACGGGGCAGGGCTCGGAGCTGTCCTCGTACGCTCATTTCGGGATTGACCAATTGACGCTCGAATCGAGATGCTACGGGCTGGCTCGAAAATACAAGCCGTTCCTCGTCAACACGGTCGTCGGTTTCATCGGACCGGAATACCTTTACGACAGCAAGCAGGTCATTCGTGCCGGATTGGAAGACCATTTTATGGGCAAAATGCACGGGCTTCCGATGGGTGTGGACGTATGTTATACGAACCACATGATGGCGGAGCAGAACGATATGGAGAACCTTGGCGTGCTGCTGACGTCGGCGGGCGTTAACTTTCTCATCGGAGTGCCGATGGCGGATGATTGTATGCTCAATTACCAGTCGCTCAGCTTTCACGATCTCGCCGCCCTGCGGGAAACCTTTGGTTTACGGCCTGCTCCGGCGTTCGAGGAATGGCTGGTTAAGATGGGGATTATGGAAAATGGCAGGCTGACGGATACGGCCGGAAATCCGGCACTCTTTATGGGTTAA
- the eutC gene encoding ethanolamine ammonia-lyase subunit EutC, producing MEDCEKLEALMKSTPARIGVGRAGARPLTHTMLQFRKDHAAAVDAVYGEVDESILRQLGLFTVETCYGNKETYLKRPDLGRIITDEGIAVIREKCVKHPQIQIVVSDGLSADAITANILDVYPALLDSLRVNELNPGISFYVKGGRVACMDHIGEVLQPDALVLLIGERPGLVTAQSMSAYMCYKPRKGTIESDRNVISNIHSGGTPPLEAAAHIGTMLKRMLERQTSGTNFF from the coding sequence ATGGAAGATTGCGAGAAATTGGAGGCGTTAATGAAGAGTACTCCGGCGCGCATCGGGGTGGGGCGTGCGGGAGCCAGGCCGCTAACCCATACGATGCTGCAATTCCGGAAAGATCATGCCGCCGCTGTGGACGCCGTTTACGGGGAAGTGGATGAATCGATCCTGCGGCAGCTCGGATTATTCACCGTGGAGACCTGTTACGGAAATAAGGAGACCTATTTGAAACGCCCGGATCTTGGACGCATCATTACAGACGAAGGCATAGCGGTTATCCGCGAAAAATGCGTCAAACACCCGCAAATTCAAATTGTCGTGTCGGACGGTTTAAGCGCCGATGCGATTACCGCGAACATTCTCGATGTGTATCCGGCCCTGCTCGATTCCTTGCGAGTCAATGAGCTGAACCCGGGAATCTCATTTTATGTAAAAGGGGGGCGAGTTGCCTGCATGGACCACATCGGAGAGGTGCTGCAGCCGGATGCGCTCGTGCTCCTGATCGGAGAACGGCCCGGACTCGTAACCGCCCAATCCATGAGCGCTTACATGTGCTACAAGCCCCGCAAGGGTACGATCGAATCCGACCGGAACGTCATCTCCAACATCCATTCGGGCGGGACGCCTCCGCTGGAGGCGGCGGCACATATCGGCACGATGCTCAAAAGGATGCTGGAGCGTCAGACGAGCGGCACGAACTTTTTCTAA
- a CDS encoding contractile injection system protein, VgrG/Pvc8 family produces the protein MAISAVSYEHLQILPFEMRLHHVMLVKKIDDHAKLTFTGIISEEQEDHYVRMADENTPVELLYADENGQSKRLFHGTILKLHVKVENNVYWLEAEAISHTHAMDLKPETRSYQNHSMPILDLMQKISGYYPKGQIFNTFEEDKKLGAYTLQYQETDWQFLKRLASRYHAVLVPVSTEDSVRVYMGIPDHRDAGELEATHYRMYKDMLAYKKEAAAGKSGLSEQDYICYEVMLHDQVLELGDKVTFKGQQLHVFEMRTEMKQGLLTHHYTLGLKRAAYRRTRTNSKLVGASISGKVMEVVRDEVKVRLDYDQDWSLETAIPFPYSTMYASDDQTGWYCMPEKGDSVRIYFPNAKEAEGIALSSVRKKLPEEAMAPASSPGSTSSAAGGHSQNVTTTVVQQEQLQPIINYDKDLKEDLMANPNTKFLLTPTGQKITFEEDKITITGAAGGATITLTSAGTIILNCENKIMLQASKQIEMVSESIMMVANQIEMSTKDAKGGLTMDQGQVVIKGIEVLMNQ, from the coding sequence ATGGCAATATCGGCGGTTAGCTATGAACATTTGCAAATACTTCCTTTTGAAATGAGATTGCATCATGTGATGCTGGTCAAGAAAATCGATGATCACGCGAAATTGACGTTTACAGGCATTATTTCGGAAGAACAGGAAGATCATTATGTACGAATGGCAGATGAGAATACCCCTGTGGAGCTTCTGTATGCCGATGAAAATGGACAGAGCAAGCGGTTGTTTCACGGTACAATTCTTAAGCTCCATGTCAAGGTGGAGAACAACGTATATTGGCTGGAAGCGGAGGCCATATCCCATACGCATGCGATGGACCTCAAGCCGGAGACGCGATCTTACCAGAATCATTCGATGCCCATCCTCGATTTAATGCAGAAGATCAGCGGTTACTACCCGAAAGGGCAAATCTTTAATACGTTTGAGGAAGATAAAAAGCTGGGTGCTTATACGCTGCAATATCAGGAGACGGACTGGCAGTTTCTAAAGAGGCTGGCTTCCCGTTATCATGCGGTGCTAGTTCCTGTATCAACGGAAGATAGCGTACGCGTATATATGGGCATTCCGGATCACCGGGACGCAGGCGAGCTCGAAGCTACACACTACCGGATGTATAAGGATATGCTGGCCTACAAGAAAGAGGCGGCTGCCGGAAAGAGCGGGCTTAGTGAACAGGACTATATTTGTTACGAAGTGATGCTGCACGATCAGGTGCTTGAACTTGGAGACAAGGTAACCTTCAAAGGCCAGCAGCTTCATGTGTTCGAAATGCGAACCGAAATGAAGCAGGGTCTGCTTACTCATCATTATACCCTCGGTTTGAAACGGGCAGCTTACAGGCGAACGAGAACCAATTCCAAGCTGGTTGGCGCGTCTATTTCAGGCAAAGTCATGGAAGTGGTTCGGGATGAGGTCAAGGTGCGGCTTGATTACGACCAGGACTGGAGCCTTGAGACTGCAATCCCGTTCCCGTATTCCACCATGTATGCGTCGGATGATCAGACAGGCTGGTACTGCATGCCGGAGAAAGGAGATAGTGTCCGGATTTATTTTCCAAATGCGAAAGAAGCGGAAGGCATTGCACTCAGCTCCGTGCGGAAGAAGCTGCCGGAAGAAGCGATGGCTCCCGCATCCAGTCCGGGCAGTACATCCAGCGCTGCAGGGGGACACAGCCAAAATGTAACGACGACAGTTGTCCAGCAAGAACAGCTGCAGCCCATTATTAATTACGACAAGGATTTAAAGGAAGACTTAATGGCCAATCCGAACACGAAGTTTTTGCTGACGCCAACCGGCCAGAAGATCACTTTCGAAGAAGATAAAATCACCATTACCGGTGCGGCCGGGGGCGCAACCATTACTTTAACGAGCGCCGGCACGATTATTCTGAATTGTGAAAATAAAATTATGCTGCAGGCAAGCAAGCAAATCGAAATGGTGTCGGAATCCATTATGATGGTCGCCAACCAGATTGAAATGTCTACGAAGGACGCAAAAGGCGGCCTTACGATGGATCAGGGGCAGGTCGTGATTAAGGGCATCGAAGTGCTGATGAACCAATAA
- a CDS encoding pentapeptide repeat-containing protein: MHDMEIWNYFIEEDVTPQRNRQIKSLHNYYVRHKKQILDQLVPLFDRFCQNVQLLQQEGHLQKCACIHVSLLRTSLNEGRPVYMLEASGRDTESNVQLTPFRYDAGWIYGFADAWDQACEEKRKHYMNRIQRHSFEAWKTEQLYPFHVYMVHAVRYAMDTIRQLVSFQSIEKDSHFEVRVGEYRDHEVSESVYRVNERQRTSITCKGWLENRSDQEYIYEHIARVDLSRGHYEGIDLNYARFEEVTLTGSRFGGSRMLGTRFERCVCDQADFAESLLVDADFRDCDLTYARFDRVLGDRDIAVEGHGLVFGLNGVQFQRANLTHASFRDAKIAGDFTGAKLEEADFTGADLTGSRMLERDAFRVSLTKEQRETITWVEEPQHE, translated from the coding sequence ATGCACGACATGGAGATATGGAACTATTTTATTGAAGAAGATGTCACGCCGCAGCGAAATCGGCAGATTAAATCTTTACATAACTATTATGTCCGGCATAAAAAGCAGATTTTAGACCAGCTCGTCCCGCTATTCGACCGGTTCTGCCAGAATGTACAGCTCCTGCAGCAAGAAGGGCATTTACAGAAATGCGCCTGCATTCACGTCTCCCTGCTGCGGACGAGCCTGAACGAAGGAAGGCCCGTCTATATGCTGGAGGCCAGCGGCAGGGACACGGAAAGCAACGTGCAGCTGACGCCTTTCCGTTATGATGCGGGATGGATTTATGGATTCGCGGACGCTTGGGATCAAGCATGTGAGGAGAAGCGCAAGCATTATATGAACCGCATTCAGCGCCATTCGTTCGAAGCCTGGAAGACAGAGCAGCTGTATCCGTTTCACGTCTATATGGTACACGCTGTCCGTTATGCCATGGATACCATCCGGCAGCTTGTTTCTTTCCAAAGCATAGAGAAAGACAGTCATTTTGAAGTGCGCGTCGGCGAATATCGGGATCATGAAGTCAGTGAATCGGTGTATCGCGTCAATGAGAGACAACGAACCTCCATTACGTGCAAAGGATGGCTGGAAAACCGGTCAGATCAAGAATATATCTATGAACATATTGCCAGAGTCGATTTGTCTCGTGGTCATTACGAAGGGATTGATCTGAATTATGCCAGGTTCGAAGAGGTGACGCTGACAGGAAGTCGTTTCGGGGGCAGCCGAATGCTGGGTACCCGCTTCGAGCGCTGCGTATGTGATCAGGCCGATTTTGCCGAGAGTCTTCTAGTTGATGCGGATTTTCGCGATTGTGATCTGACCTATGCGAGGTTCGACCGTGTACTGGGCGATCGGGATATCGCGGTAGAGGGGCATGGCCTGGTGTTTGGCCTGAACGGCGTACAGTTTCAACGGGCCAACCTGACCCATGCCAGCTTTCGGGATGCGAAAATTGCGGGAGATTTTACAGGTGCGAAGCTGGAAGAGGCGGATTTCACAGGGGCAGACCTGACCGGCAGCCGGATGCTGGAGCGGGACGCTTTCCGGGTTTCACTGACGAAGGAACAGCGTGAAACGATCACTTGGGTGGAGGAGCCGCAGCATGAGTAG
- a CDS encoding DUF4280 domain-containing protein, whose product MGVTDTILKKDTLAKLLASPWRSEDTYVTAGAYMHCTFGTHEEVLNKQDPNGVYINGNPMLTVEDCVVSASEPGTIQGIPYDKMGQELDGNFYSFGFCRSELLPMKVAEKNSGMPDSSYIFDPDPTEPTFNQYIYPCAPKLLPTVSASTPAGPPFKPQAEARPGLLGTLSALTTMLENLLGAQSQWTNGSPNVSIQGVPALTSKSCLFCQYGGKIRLLTNGMDPAPPEFSAR is encoded by the coding sequence ATGGGAGTTACAGACACGATATTAAAGAAAGATACGCTCGCCAAGCTGCTGGCATCCCCGTGGCGAAGCGAGGATACCTATGTGACAGCAGGGGCGTATATGCATTGCACGTTTGGTACGCATGAAGAAGTGCTGAACAAGCAGGACCCGAATGGAGTGTATATTAACGGAAACCCGATGCTGACGGTGGAGGATTGCGTGGTATCCGCGTCGGAGCCGGGAACGATTCAGGGTATTCCCTATGACAAAATGGGTCAGGAGCTTGATGGGAACTTTTATTCGTTCGGCTTTTGCCGGAGTGAGCTGCTTCCGATGAAGGTGGCTGAAAAAAATTCGGGTATGCCGGACTCTTCGTATATTTTTGACCCCGATCCAACGGAGCCGACCTTTAATCAGTATATTTATCCGTGTGCACCCAAGCTGCTGCCAACGGTATCGGCGTCCACCCCTGCGGGCCCGCCATTCAAGCCTCAAGCAGAGGCGCGGCCAGGGCTGTTAGGTACACTATCTGCGCTTACTACGATGCTGGAGAATTTGTTGGGGGCTCAGAGCCAGTGGACGAACGGCAGTCCGAATGTATCCATTCAGGGAGTGCCGGCGCTGACCAGCAAGTCCTGTTTATTTTGCCAGTATGGGGGGAAGATCCGGTTGCTTACGAATGGAATGGACCCGGCGCCTCCTGAGTTTTCCGCGAGATAA
- a CDS encoding ankyrin repeat domain-containing protein → MVDYKDLTCYSLQHFENAKNVGWINKKEDFHKGSVTKEFIEKLWGYIKYPLNTVRDANESKVMLFNGEKVTLGFSEIRVMSEDGKNRFAAPDLIFQYVMEYNYCPPKEFINAVLSGPGPYSLEYKNYMSKYNEQNLWGEDADIVELSEKLRRSIINNNDFIKKTIETDSKCINVLTKEGSLLNVSILNKNIDLAKQLIWMDIDINKFSGVELINAVLNDENELVELLLLKNIMFNLSSPKTNPLFIAVRKGNFEAVKLLLNKGVDPSIEYSNEFMKNFNVIQLAQKMNQSEIVTLLNEHEPNRYQ, encoded by the coding sequence ATGGTGGATTATAAGGATTTAACATGTTATTCACTACAACATTTCGAGAATGCTAAAAATGTGGGATGGATAAATAAAAAAGAAGATTTTCATAAAGGTAGTGTTACGAAAGAATTTATCGAAAAATTGTGGGGATATATAAAGTACCCGCTCAATACGGTTAGGGATGCCAATGAATCGAAAGTAATGTTATTTAATGGAGAAAAAGTAACTTTGGGTTTTTCTGAAATAAGGGTAATGAGTGAAGACGGTAAAAACAGATTTGCTGCACCTGATTTAATTTTTCAGTATGTCATGGAATATAACTATTGTCCTCCTAAAGAATTTATCAATGCTGTCCTAAGTGGACCGGGGCCTTATTCGTTAGAATACAAAAATTATATGTCTAAATATAATGAACAAAATTTATGGGGAGAAGATGCTGATATTGTAGAATTATCTGAAAAACTTAGAAGAAGTATTATAAATAATAATGATTTCATAAAAAAAACTATTGAAACGGATTCAAAATGTATAAACGTTTTAACTAAAGAAGGTTCGCTGCTTAATGTTTCTATTCTAAATAAAAACATTGACTTGGCAAAGCAATTAATATGGATGGATATAGATATTAATAAGTTCAGTGGGGTTGAGTTGATCAATGCAGTATTAAATGATGAAAATGAATTAGTAGAACTATTGCTCTTAAAAAATATTATGTTTAATTTAAGTTCACCTAAGACAAACCCTCTTTTTATAGCAGTGAGAAAAGGGAATTTTGAAGCAGTAAAATTGCTATTGAATAAGGGAGTAGATCCATCGATAGAATACTCGAATGAATTTATGAAAAACTTTAATGTAATTCAGTTAGCACAAAAAATGAATCAAAGTGAAATAGTAACACTATTAAACGAACATGAACCAAACAGATATCAATAA
- a CDS encoding pentapeptide repeat-containing protein, which yields MPQRNQQVKSLHNYYVRHKKQILDQLVPLFDRFCQNVQLLQQEGHLQKCACIHVSLLRTSLNEGRPVYMLEASGRDTESNVQLTPFRYDAGWIYGFADAWDQACEEKRKHYMNRIQRHSFEAWKTEQLYPFHVYMVHAVRYAMDTIRQLVSFQSIEKDSHFEVRVGEYRDHEVSESVYRVNERQRTSITCKGWLENRSDQEYIYEHIARVDLSRGHYEGIDLNYARFEEVTLTGSRFGGSRMLGTRFERCVCDQADFAESLLVDADFRDCDLTYARFDRVLGDRDMVVEAHGLVFGLNGVQFQRANLTHASFRDAKIAGDFTGSKLEETDFTGADLTGSRMLERDAFRVALTKEQRETITWVEEPQHE from the coding sequence ATGCCGCAGCGAAATCAGCAGGTTAAATCTTTACATAACTATTATGTGAGGCATAAAAAGCAGATTTTAGACCAGCTCGTCCCGCTATTCGACCGGTTCTGCCAGAATGTACAGCTCCTGCAGCAAGAAGGGCATTTACAGAAATGCGCCTGCATTCACGTCTCCCTGCTGCGGACGAGCCTGAACGAAGGAAGGCCCGTCTATATGCTGGAGGCCAGCGGCAGGGACACGGAAAGCAACGTGCAGCTGACGCCTTTCCGTTATGATGCGGGATGGATTTATGGATTCGCGGACGCTTGGGATCAAGCATGTGAGGAGAAGCGCAAGCATTATATGAACCGCATTCAGCGCCATTCGTTCGAAGCCTGGAAGACAGAGCAGCTGTATCCGTTTCACGTCTATATGGTACACGCTGTCCGTTATGCCATGGATACCATCCGGCAGCTTGTTTCTTTCCAAAGCATAGAGAAAGACAGTCATTTTGAAGTGCGCGTCGGCGAATATCGGGATCATGAAGTCAGTGAATCGGTGTATCGCGTCAATGAGAGACAACGAACCTCCATTACGTGCAAAGGATGGCTGGAAAACCGGTCAGATCAAGAATATATCTATGAACATATTGCCAGAGTCGATTTGTCTCGTGGTCATTACGAAGGGATTGATCTGAATTATGCCAGGTTCGAAGAGGTGACGCTGACAGGAAGTCGTTTCGGGGGCAGCCGAATGCTGGGTACCCGCTTCGAGCGCTGCGTATGTGATCAGGCCGATTTTGCCGAGAGTCTTCTAGTTGATGCGGATTTTCGCGATTGTGATCTGACCTATGCGAGGTTCGACCGTGTACTGGGCGATCGGGATATGGTGGTAGAGGCGCATGGCCTGGTGTTTGGTCTGAATGGCGTACAGTTTCAACGGGCCAACCTGACCCATGCCAGCTTTCGAGATGCGAAAATTGCGGGGGATTTTACAGGTTCGAAGCTGGAAGAGACGGATTTCACAGGGGCAGACTTGACCGGGAGCCGGATGCTGGAGCGGGACGCTTTCCGGGTTGCGCTAACGAAGGAACAGCGTGAAACGATCACTTGGGTGGAGGAGCCGCAGCATGAGTAG
- a CDS encoding PAAR-like protein yields the protein MGITDTILKKDTLAKLLASPWRSEDTYVTAGAYMHCTFGTHEEVLNKQDPNGVFINGSPMLTVEDCVVSTSEPGTTMGIAFDAMGRELDGNFYSFGYCRSEMHPIKVALGNGGATAAPYTVDFPPFMLDPDPEQPTFNQLTYPCAPKLLPTVSASAPTGPPFKPQAEARPGLLGALSALTTMLEKLAGAQTQWTNGSPSVSIQGVPALTSKSCLFCQYGGKIRLLTNGMDPAPPEFSAR from the coding sequence ATGGGAATTACAGACACGATATTGAAGAAAGACACGCTTGCCAAGCTGCTGGCATCCCCGTGGCGGAGCGAGGATACCTATGTGACAGCAGGGGCGTATATGCATTGCACATTTGGCACGCACGAAGAAGTGCTGAACAAGCAGGACCCGAACGGAGTGTTTATTAATGGAAGCCCGATGCTGACGGTGGAGGATTGTGTCGTATCCACGTCGGAGCCGGGAACGACTATGGGTATTGCCTTTGACGCAATGGGTCGGGAGCTTGATGGCAACTTTTATTCGTTTGGCTATTGCCGGAGTGAGATGCATCCGATAAAGGTGGCTCTAGGAAATGGGGGGGCTACAGCCGCTCCGTATACGGTTGACTTTCCTCCGTTTATGCTAGACCCCGATCCAGAGCAGCCGACCTTTAATCAGCTTACTTATCCGTGTGCGCCCAAGCTGCTGCCAACGGTATCGGCATCCGCCCCTACGGGCCCGCCATTCAAGCCTCAAGCAGAGGCGCGGCCAGGGCTGTTAGGTGCACTATCTGCGCTTACTACGATGCTGGAGAAATTGGCAGGAGCTCAGACCCAATGGACGAACGGCAGCCCGAGTGTATCCATTCAAGGGGTACCGGCGCTAACCAGCAAGTCCTGTTTATTTTGTCAGTATGGGGGGAAGATCCGGTTGCTCACAAATGGGATGGATCCGGCGCCTCCTGAGTTCTCCGCGAGATAA